Within Microterricola gilva, the genomic segment GCTGCAATCGATGAGGCGCGGAGCTGTTAGACTTTCGTGAGCAGTGCTGTGTGCACTGACTACGCGTGCCCATCAGGCAACACTTCCCTTCGGTCCTTACTTCGTGAGAAGCGGGTCGGTCGTGTGCTGGGCACCAGGAGTGGTGATCAACCGATCATCGCTGAAACCGAGAACAAGGAGACCGCCACATGGCCGTCGTAACCATTCGCCAGCTGCTCGACAGCGGCGTGCACTTCGGGCACCAGACCCGCCGTTGGAACCCGAAGATGAAGCGCTTCATCCTCACGGAGCGTTCGGGCAGCCACATCATCGACCTCCAGCAGTCGCTCACCTACATCGACCGCACCTACGACTACGTCAAGGAGACGGTTGCCCACGGTGGCACCATCCTCTTCGTCGGAACCAAGAAGCAGGCTCAGGGCTCCATCGCCGAGCAGGCTCAGCGCGTCGGCCAGCCCTACGTCAACCAGCGTTGGCTCGGCGGTCTGCTCACCAACTTCCAGACGGTCAGCAAGCGCCTCGCTCGTATGAAGGAGCTCGAGGAGCTCGACTTCGACGACACCACCAAGGGTTTCACCAAGAAGGAACTCCTGATCAAGAAGCGCGAGCTCGCCAAGCTGCACAAGTCGCTCGGCGGTATCCGCAACCTGACCAAGACGCCTTCGGCTCTCTGGGTTGTCGACACCAAGAAGGAGCACCTCGCCATTGACGAGGCGCGCAAGCTCGGCATCCCCGTCATCGGTATCCTCGACACCAACTGCGACCCGGACGAAGTTCAGTACCCGATCCCGGGCAACGACGACGCCATCCGCTCCGTTGGCCTGCTCACGCGCATCATCGCCGACGCAGCAGCCGAGGGCCTGATCCAGCGCCACCAGAAGCCCGAAGAGGGTGCAGAGGTTGAGCCTCTCGCCGCGTGGGAAGCCGAGCTTCTCCAGGCTTCCGAGACCGCTGCTGACGAGACCACTCCTGCGCAGTCCTCCGCCGAGACCGAGAAGGTTGCCGACGTCGCACTCGCCGCCGCCGAAGCCGACTTCGTCGAGGGTGAAGTTGCCGCTGTCGTCGCCGAGGTTGCTGCAGAAGACGCAGCCGCCGAGACCAAGTAAGGGATTTCCGGATGGCTAACTTCAACATTGCCGACCTGAAGGCGCTGCGCGAGCAGCTCGGTACCGGCATGACCGACACCAAGAACGCTCTGGTTGAGGCAGAGGGCGACGTCGCGAAGGCGACCGAGATCCTGCGTCTCAAGGGTGCCAAGGGCAACGCCAAGCGTGCCGACCGCTCCACCAGCGAGGGCCTCATCGCCGTCAAGGAGACGCCGGGCGCCGTCACGATGATCGAGCTCGCATGCGAGACCGACTTCGTTGCCAAGAACGACAAGTTCATCGCTCTGTCCGAGCAGGTTCTCGAGGCTGTTGCAGCCGCGGGCGCGACGACCGTCGAAGAGGGCCTCGCGGCCCCGGTCGACGGCTCCACCGTTGCCGACCTGATCGACCAGCAGGCCGCAACCCTCGGCGAGAAGGTGGAGCTGCGCCGCGTCGCAGCCCTCACCGGCGACGCCGTTGCCGTCTACCTGCACCGCACGTCCAAGGACCTGCCGCCGCAGATCGGTGTTGTCGTCTCCTACAGCGGTGACGACGCCGAGACCGCTCGTGCGATCGCTCAGCACATCGCGATGTTCGACCCGCAGTACCTGACTCGCGACGAGGTTCCGACCGACATCGTCGAGAAGGAGCGCGAGATCGTCACCGAGATCAGCCGCAACGAAGGCAAGCCGGAGGCGGCTCTGCCCAAGATCGTTGAAGGCCGCCTCACCGCGTTCTTCAAGCAGGTCGCGCTTCTCGAGCAGGACTACGCTCGCGACAGCAAGATCCAGGTCAAGAAGGTCGTCGAGGACTCCGGTCTGAACATCACGGGCTTCGCCCGTTTCAAGGCCGGCGCCTAGTACGCCATGGAGGAGTCCGGATCACATCGTGATCCGGACTCCTTTTCTGTGCACTGGCACAGCGCTACACACTAAGTTTTAGAAAAACACCTCTGGAAGGATCCACTCGAATGACTACGACGGAAAAAAGGCGCAGGGTCCTTCTCAAGCTCTCGGGTGAGGCGTTCGGCGGCGGTGCACTGGGTGTGAACCCGGATGTCGTCAGCGGACTGGCCCGTGAGATCGCCGAGGCCGCGAAATCCGTCGAGATCGCCATCGTCGTCGGTGGTGGAAACTTCTTCCGCGGTGCGGAGCTCTCGCAGCGCGGCATGGACCGTGGACGCGCCGACTACATGGGCATGCTCGGAACCGTCATGAACGCCCTGGCGCTGCAGGACTTCCTGGAGCAGGCCGGCGCCGAGACCCGCGTCCAGTCCGCGATCTCGATGACCCAGGTCGCCGAGCAGTACATCCCGCGTCGCGCGGAGCGTCACCTCGAGAAGGGCCGCGTCGTCATCTTCGGCGCCGGCGCCGGTCTGCCCTACTTCTCGACCGACACCGTGGCCGCCCAGCGTGCACTCGAGATCGACGCCGAGATCGTGCTCGTGGCCAAGAACGGTGTCGACGGCGTCTACTCCGACGACCCCCGCACGAACCCCGACGCGCACAAGATCGACCGCATCACCTACCAGGAGGCGCTGCAGAGCGGTCTCAAGGTGGTCGACTCGACGGCGTTCAGCCTGTGCATGGACAACGGAATGCCGATGCAGGTGTTCGGAATGGCGCCGGATGGCAACGTCACCGCCGCCATCCTCGGTGCCGAGCTCGGCACCATCGTCAGCAACTGACAACAACTAAGCTTGAACCACCATTACCTGAAGGAGTCGCCGTGATCGCGGATGCCCTGTCCGATGCCGCCACCCGTATGAGCAAAGCCGTTGAGGTCGCCAAGGACGACTTCGCCGGCATCCGTACCGGGCGTGCCAACCCTCAGCTCTTCCAGAAGATCATGGTCGACTACTACGGAACGCCGACCCCGCTGGCGCAGCTGGCCTCCCTGGCGAACCCCGAAGCCCGCACGCTTCTCGTGACCCCCTACGACAAGGGCGCGCTGCGCGACATCGAGCAGGCCCTGCGCAACGCCCCGAACCTCGGAGCCAACCCCTCCAACGACGGCAACGTCATCCGGGTGACGCTTCCCGAGCTGACCGAGGAACGCCGCAAGGAGTTCGTCAAGATCGTGCGCACCAAGGCAGAAGACGCCAAGGTCGCCGTGCGCAACATCCGCCGCAAGGCCAAGGACGAGCTCGACGCGCTGAAGAGCGAGGTCGGAGACGACGAGGTCGCACGCGGCGAGAAGGAGCTCGAGGCCGTGACGAAGAGCCACGTCGACGCGATCGACGACGCTCTGAAGCGCAAGGAAGCCGAGCTGCTCGAGGTCTAGGGGCTTCTCATGCAGAAAGTTCCGGATGCCGACCCGACGCCTGATGGCGGCACACAGGGTCGAGGGGCGAAAGCCGAGTTGCGCGCGCAGATGAAGGCCACCAAGGCCGAGCTGCGCGCGCAGGCGCACGCCACGAAGGCCGACATCGAGCGAGGTTTCGACGAGGCGCGGGCGCATCTGGATGCCACGAACGAGCGCATCAAGGCGCGCACCGGCCGCAACCTCGTGCTGGCGATCCTCATCGGACTCGCGCTCGGCGCGGTCACGCTGTTCAGTCTGATCGTGATCAAAGAGATCTTCATGATCTTCGCGGCGGTGCTCGTGCTCTTCGCCAGCTACGAGTTCGCCTCGGCACTGCGCCTCGGCGGTTTCCGCGTCCCGCGCGTTCCGACGGTCATCGCGGCCGTCGCTGTCGTGCCCGCGGCGTTCTACGGGGGAGCGGCCGGCCAGTGGCTGTCGATCCTCCTCGGCACGCTCTTCGTCGTGCTCTGGAGGCTGGCGGAGCAGGCCAACGCCACCGTGCGCACCCCGGCGTCTGCCGTGTTGCCCGATCTGGGCGCATCGGTGTTCGTGCAGATCTACGTCACCTTCCTCGCCAGCTTCGCCGTTGTGCTCGTCGGCCAAGACGGCGGCGAATGGTGGACCCTCGCCTTCCTGATCGTGGTGATCGCTGCCGACACCGGCGCCTACGCGAGCGGACTGATGTTCGGCAAGCACCCGATGGCACCGGTCATCAGCCCGAAGAAGACCTGGGAGGGTTTCGCCGGAGCCGCCGTCGCGACGACCGTCGCCGGTGTGCTGCTCGGACTCTTCATGCTCGATCAGCCGTGGTGGTTCGGGCTCATCTTCGGTGTCGCCATCCTGCTCAGCGCGACGCTCGGCGATCTCGCCGAATCGCTGATCAAGCGCGATATCGGCATCAAGGACATGAGCTCATGGCTTCCCGGGCACGGCGGCTTCCTCGACCGGCTGGACTCGATCCTGCCGTCGGCGGCCGTCGCCTTCGTGTTCTACCTGATTTTCGCGTGATGACCGACCGCTGCCCCGCAGCCCACACAGACGCCGAACCGGCGCACAGATTGAGGAGAAGAGATCGGTGAGTACGACCTTTCCCCGGGCACGCCGCCCGAAACTCGGCTACAAGATCGAACAGGTCGAGGAGTTTCTGCGCACAGCACGTGCCGTGTATGACGGCACCGCCCCGGCCGGCACGGTTCTGACCGCCGACGGCATCCGTCGCACCGCCTTCGGCATGCAGAAGAACGGCTACTCGACCGCACACGTCGACGCCGCCCTCGAGCGCCTCGAGGACGCCTTCGCCGCCCGTGAGCGGGACCAGGCCGCCCAGTCGATGGGTGACGCCGCCTGGTTCCAGGAGGCCCGCGCCAGCGCCCAGGAGATCCTGAACAGGATTGCCCGCCCGGCCAAGCACCGCTTCCAGCGAGTGAGCTTCCTGACCACCGGCTACAGCGTCGACGATGTCGACCGCTTCACGGGCCGCCTGGCTTCGTACTTCGAGAAGGGCACGCCGATCACGGTCGACGATGTTCGCACCGTCGTGTTCCGCCCGCAGCGCGGCGGGTACCGCGAGGTGCAGGTCGACATCGTTCTCGACGCCGTCGTCGACGTGATGCTAGCCGTTCGCTGAGCCACACCGTGATCGCTCCCGCTCCGCTCTGCGGTTCTCCGATAGCATCGAGGAATCGTGGGTAGACATTCCGGAACCATCGAGCCCGTTCGCACCGCTGTTGCGGTCGCGGTGCCGTACCGCAGACCCCGCTCCCGCGGCCGTGTAGCGCTGTTCACCTTCGCGTTCACCGCGGCGGCCGCCTTCGTGCTGGTCAACATCGTCGACCCGTACTCCGGCGCCGTCGCGTCACCGTATTTCCAGGTCGGCGATCGCTTCGGCGGCCAGCCGGCGCAGGCCGTCTCCGTCGCAGGTGAGTACGAGACGACCATCGTGCACGACAGCTATTCGGCAGAGGCTCCCGCACCGCCGCCGCCCCCTGTCGTCGAGACCGCATCCAGCTCAGGGTGGGCGCCTCCGGCCATTTCCCCCGACCCTGGGTCCGCTCAGGCATACGCGCAGGACGCCGTCGCGGCGCGGGGATGGGGCTCGGGCGAGTTCGATTGCCTGGTCGCCCTGTGGAGCCGCGAATCCGGTTGGCGCGTGAACGCGTACAACGCGTCCAGCGGCGCATACGGCATCCCGCAATCGCTGCCCGGCTCCAAGATGAGCTCGGCAGGATCGGACTGGGAGACGAACGCCGGCACGCAGATCGAGTGGGGACTCGGATACATCGGCGGCCGCTACGGCACACCCTGCGGCGCATGGGCCCACTCGGAGGACGCCGGCTGGTACTAGGCGCATCGCTGCCTAGAATGGAAGAATGCCCCGCAACAATCGTCCTTCCCGCCGCGCCTCGGAGCAGCCGGACGACGATCAGAACGGGCTCGGCCGGCTCCTCGCCGGCTGGAAGCGCACGGAGAGCAAGCGGGACGGGGAGTGGTTCGTCCAGCCGGTCACCGGCTCGCAGTCCGGGAAGCGTTACATCTGCCCCGGATGCAGCCTCGACATCGCTCCAGGTGTCGCCCACCTCGTGGCGTGGCGTGCCGACGCCATGATGGGCGACGAGGCGGCGCTGGCAGATCGCCGGCACTGGCACAACCACTGTTGGAGGCTCAAATGACGTCGGAGATCGCACCAGGCACGGCCATCCGCGGCGGCATGGAACTGCCAGCGCTGCGGGAGAACATCGAGCTGCGCACCAGCGACGGCCTGACCCTCGTCGGCGAACTCGCCATGCCGCTTGACCGCCCGCCCGTCGCGACGCTGGTGACCCTGCACCCGCTGCCGACCGCCGGCGGCTTCATGGACTCGCACATTCTGCGCAAGGCGGCGGCACGCCTGCCCGCCCTCGCCGACATCGCCGTGCTGCGCTTCAACACCCGCGGCACGAGTTCGCCGCGCGGGACCAGCGACGGCTCATTCGGCGATGGCGTCGACGAGCGCGCCGACGTCGCGGCCGCGATGGCATTCGTCGCGGAGCGCGGACTCCCGCACCCGTGGCTGCTCGGCTGGTCCTTCGGCACCGAGCTCAGCATCAAGTACGGCCTCGAACACGCCATCGACGGCGCGATCCTTCTGTCGCCGCCCCTGCACCGCGCGACGGATGCCGAACTCGCCGCATGGGCGCACGCGACGGTGCCGCTCGTCGTGCTTGTGCCCGAGTTCGATGACTACCTGCGCCCGGTCGAGGCGAGCGAGCGCTTCGCCGTCGCGCCGGCCACCCGCCTCATCGCCGTCGAAGGCGGAAAGCACCTGTGGGTGGGGGAGAAGCAGACGAGTCGCGTGCTCAACGAAATCGTCGCCGCAGTGAACCCCGCGGCCGCCCCGCTGCCCGAGGTCTGGCAGGGCTAAGCGCACCTGAGTCTGTCGAGTCCCCGCCGCTTGGGCCCGTCGAGCCTCCGCTGGTTGAGCTTGTCGAAACCCTGCCGTATCCGCCCCAGCCCGCTGGTCGAGTAGCGCGACGCGCAGCGTCGCGAAAGGCGGCAGCCCACTCCCAGGCAACCCCGGGAACCGCCACCGATGCTGGTGCGGCGCCGATCCGCGACCACCTCTTGTACACAGGCGAGCTTCCGCGGAAACTTATCCACATCAGGCCTTTTCCTAGGTGAACCTGCCCCGCGCGGGTAAAATTGAACCCATGGGAACCCCGACGGAGACACTCGCAGAGGCACGAGATCTGCTGCTCTCCGCCCTCGCCGATTCGGACGAACGTCTCTTCAACGATGACGCCCTGTTGGAGTTCACCGCCTCCGCCGAGGAGGTCGGCCGTCTCGCCGATGCGCTCCGCATCAAGGCCGCCGGCGAGCACGCATTCCGCTCCCGCCGAGAGCTCGGCGAGGACCGGCTGTCGGCGAAGAAGGGGTGCCGGAACGCCGTCGAACTCCTGTCCCGGATCACCCTCGCCTCGGAACGCACGCTGACGCAGCGGATGCGCCTCGGCGAGGCCACACGGCCCCGCATGGCACTCACTGGCGAGACGATGCCGGCCCGCTTCGGGCAGATCGCCGATGCCCTCGGCACGGGGATCATTGGCTACGACAGCGCCGCGGCGATCATTGACACCCTCGACCCGATCCGGAGCCGGGTCGGCGACCTCAACGTGGAGCACGCCGAAACCGCGCTCGTCGCCGCCGCGACCGGGCCCACTGTGGAGTCGCCGCTGCCGTTCGCCGCCGACGAGATCCGCGGCCAGGCCCGCGTCTGGGAGACGGTGTTGGATGAGGACGGTGTTGTCCCGGCCGAGGAGCGGGCCATGCAGGCCCGGGGCATCAGCGCCGGGCATGACCCGGGATGGGGTCGTCCACCGCAAGATGACGCTGCTGCCGGAGATCGACGCCAAGTTCGAAACCCTGCTGAACGCGTACCTGAACCCACGCAGCAAACCCAGCTTCGCCGACCCCGACCCGGACGCGCCGAAAGACCCCCGGGCGACGGCGCAGGCCCGGCACGACGTGTTCGCGAGCCTCATCGACGGCGCCGCCCGCAGCGCGGACAGCCCGAGCATTGGTGGGGCGGCGCCGACCTGTGCTCGTCTCGGTGCGGCAGGCCGACCTCGACGCCGGTACCGGGGCCGGGTTCATTGAGGGCTGTGAGGCCCCGATTTCCATGCGGGCGGTGGAGCAATTCGTGTGCGCCGGTGGGCAGCAACATGTGGTGATCGGCCCGGACGGCACGATTAACAGCATCGGCAGCAATGACCGGGTCTTCAACGCCACCCAACGGCGGGCGATCACCCTCCGCGACGGCGGCTGCATCATCCCGGGCTGTTCGATCCGGCCGCGTGGAGCGAGATCCACCACGTCAAGGCGTATCGGGACGGGGGCGAAACCGAGACGTGTAACGGAGTCCTGCCTCTGTTGGTTCCACCACCGCACGATCGAGACCAGCGGCTGGCAGATCCTCATGATCGACGGCGTCCCGCACGTGAAACCGCCGCCCTGGCTCCGGAACGGGCGCTCAGACGCCGGACACCCCGTGGCGAAGATCGACGAAGTCCCGCACCCAACAAGCCGACCTGCTTCAGCAACAGCAGCCGGCGCTGGTCGAGTAAACCGCCCGCGGCCGGATCGAGCGACCCGATCCGGTCAGAGGCTCAGGGCTTCGGGGGCGGCCTCGTTCCTCGGCTGCTCCCTCAAGCCAGCGTGCATATGACGCCCATTCCCACGATGGCCTGAGCGAGCGGCGCCACTCTTTGCACGCTGGCTTGAGCGAGCGGGGCAGCGACGAAGGAGCAGCGACGCACGCGAAGCCCCGAGCGGATCCGCCGACACTGGTCTGCGGCATCCATGGCGACCGGATCCGGTCAGGCGCTCAGGGCTTCGGGGGCGGCCTCGTTCCTCGGCTGCTCCCTCGAGCCAGCGTGTGAATTGGGCGCTAGAGCGTGTTCTGCCGCGGAATCACGACCTGCTTGATGATCAGCAGGATGGCGGCGGCGGTGGGAATCGCGATGAGGGCTCCGAGCAGCCCGAGAAGCGAACCGCCGGCCAGCGCGGCGATGACCACGACGGACGCCGGAACCGCGACGGCCTTATTCATGATGCGCGGGCTCAGCACATAGGCCTCGACCTGCATGTAGATCAGGTAGTAGATCGCAGCGGCCAGCGCCGTGAGCGGGGAGCCGAGGCCGGGGATCAGGCAGATCAGCACGATGAGTATGGACCCGGAGATCGTTCCAACGAGCGGGACCAACGAGAACAGGAACGCCAGCAGGGCGAGGAGAGCCGGGAACGGTGCGTCGATGATGCTGAGGAAGATGAAGCTCAGCAGCCCGTTCACGAGCGCGAGCGTCACCTGGCCGACGACGTACCGACCGACCGATTCGCTGATCTGTTCGCTCAGGTCGGTGAAGCGCTCGCGGCGCGAGGCAGGCACCAGCTGGTAGAGGCCGCGCTTCATCGACGGCAGGCTGCCGGCGAAGTAGAGGGTCAGGATCACGACGATCACGATGCCGAACAGCCCGGCGGAGAGCGCGACACCGAACTGCAGCACGCCGCCGAAGAGCCCGACGAGCTGATCGGGGTTGGTGACGAAGTCGTTGACCGCCTTGGTCATCGCCACGACGATCTCCTCCACTTGCAGGTTGGGGAAGGCCTCCTGCAGTGTGACGACGAGTTCGCCGGAGAGGAACCGACGCGACAGCACGGGCACGAATTCGATCAACTGATTGACCTGCTCGCTGATGATCGGGATGACGGCGAAGACGACCCCGGTCAGGGCCGCGACCACCGCGGCGAGCACGGTGAGGATCGCGGCCCAGCGCGGAACCTTATGCCGCTCGAGGAATGCGATCGCCGGATCAAGTCCGAGCGAGAGGAACAGCGCCGCGCCGATGTAGCTGAGAATCGTCGCCAGCGATGCGATCGAACCGAGGATCAGGATGCCGAGACCGACTCCGAGCGTGGCGACCAGGCCGAGCCGGAA encodes:
- the rpsB gene encoding 30S ribosomal protein S2, translated to MAVVTIRQLLDSGVHFGHQTRRWNPKMKRFILTERSGSHIIDLQQSLTYIDRTYDYVKETVAHGGTILFVGTKKQAQGSIAEQAQRVGQPYVNQRWLGGLLTNFQTVSKRLARMKELEELDFDDTTKGFTKKELLIKKRELAKLHKSLGGIRNLTKTPSALWVVDTKKEHLAIDEARKLGIPVIGILDTNCDPDEVQYPIPGNDDAIRSVGLLTRIIADAAAEGLIQRHQKPEEGAEVEPLAAWEAELLQASETAADETTPAQSSAETEKVADVALAAAEADFVEGEVAAVVAEVAAEDAAAETK
- the tsf gene encoding translation elongation factor Ts, translating into MANFNIADLKALREQLGTGMTDTKNALVEAEGDVAKATEILRLKGAKGNAKRADRSTSEGLIAVKETPGAVTMIELACETDFVAKNDKFIALSEQVLEAVAAAGATTVEEGLAAPVDGSTVADLIDQQAATLGEKVELRRVAALTGDAVAVYLHRTSKDLPPQIGVVVSYSGDDAETARAIAQHIAMFDPQYLTRDEVPTDIVEKEREIVTEISRNEGKPEAALPKIVEGRLTAFFKQVALLEQDYARDSKIQVKKVVEDSGLNITGFARFKAGA
- the pyrH gene encoding UMP kinase, yielding MTTTEKRRRVLLKLSGEAFGGGALGVNPDVVSGLAREIAEAAKSVEIAIVVGGGNFFRGAELSQRGMDRGRADYMGMLGTVMNALALQDFLEQAGAETRVQSAISMTQVAEQYIPRRAERHLEKGRVVIFGAGAGLPYFSTDTVAAQRALEIDAEIVLVAKNGVDGVYSDDPRTNPDAHKIDRITYQEALQSGLKVVDSTAFSLCMDNGMPMQVFGMAPDGNVTAAILGAELGTIVSN
- the frr gene encoding ribosome recycling factor produces the protein MIADALSDAATRMSKAVEVAKDDFAGIRTGRANPQLFQKIMVDYYGTPTPLAQLASLANPEARTLLVTPYDKGALRDIEQALRNAPNLGANPSNDGNVIRVTLPELTEERRKEFVKIVRTKAEDAKVAVRNIRRKAKDELDALKSEVGDDEVARGEKELEAVTKSHVDAIDDALKRKEAELLEV
- a CDS encoding phosphatidate cytidylyltransferase; the protein is MQKVPDADPTPDGGTQGRGAKAELRAQMKATKAELRAQAHATKADIERGFDEARAHLDATNERIKARTGRNLVLAILIGLALGAVTLFSLIVIKEIFMIFAAVLVLFASYEFASALRLGGFRVPRVPTVIAAVAVVPAAFYGGAAGQWLSILLGTLFVVLWRLAEQANATVRTPASAVLPDLGASVFVQIYVTFLASFAVVLVGQDGGEWWTLAFLIVVIAADTGAYASGLMFGKHPMAPVISPKKTWEGFAGAAVATTVAGVLLGLFMLDQPWWFGLIFGVAILLSATLGDLAESLIKRDIGIKDMSSWLPGHGGFLDRLDSILPSAAVAFVFYLIFA
- a CDS encoding DivIVA domain-containing protein, producing MSTTFPRARRPKLGYKIEQVEEFLRTARAVYDGTAPAGTVLTADGIRRTAFGMQKNGYSTAHVDAALERLEDAFAARERDQAAQSMGDAAWFQEARASAQEILNRIARPAKHRFQRVSFLTTGYSVDDVDRFTGRLASYFEKGTPITVDDVRTVVFRPQRGGYREVQVDIVLDAVVDVMLAVR
- a CDS encoding lytic transglycosylase domain-containing protein; its protein translation is MGRHSGTIEPVRTAVAVAVPYRRPRSRGRVALFTFAFTAAAAFVLVNIVDPYSGAVASPYFQVGDRFGGQPAQAVSVAGEYETTIVHDSYSAEAPAPPPPPVVETASSSGWAPPAISPDPGSAQAYAQDAVAARGWGSGEFDCLVALWSRESGWRVNAYNASSGAYGIPQSLPGSKMSSAGSDWETNAGTQIEWGLGYIGGRYGTPCGAWAHSEDAGWY
- a CDS encoding alpha/beta hydrolase, which gives rise to MTSEIAPGTAIRGGMELPALRENIELRTSDGLTLVGELAMPLDRPPVATLVTLHPLPTAGGFMDSHILRKAAARLPALADIAVLRFNTRGTSSPRGTSDGSFGDGVDERADVAAAMAFVAERGLPHPWLLGWSFGTELSIKYGLEHAIDGAILLSPPLHRATDAELAAWAHATVPLVVLVPEFDDYLRPVEASERFAVAPATRLIAVEGGKHLWVGEKQTSRVLNEIVAAVNPAAAPLPEVWQG
- a CDS encoding DUF222 domain-containing protein; its protein translation is MNLPRAGKIEPMGTPTETLAEARDLLLSALADSDERLFNDDALLEFTASAEEVGRLADALRIKAAGEHAFRSRRELGEDRLSAKKGCRNAVELLSRITLASERTLTQRMRLGEATRPRMALTGETMPARFGQIADALGTGIIGYDSAAAIIDTLDPIRSRVGDLNVEHAETALVAAATGPTVESPLPFAADEIRGQARVWETVLDEDGVVPAEERAMQARGISAGHDPGWGRPPQDDAAAGDRRQVRNPAERVPEPTQQTQLRRPRPGRAERPPGDGAGPARRVREPHRRRRPQRGQPEHWWGGADLCSSRCGRPTSTPVPGPGSLRAVRPRFPCGRWSNSCAPVGSNMW
- a CDS encoding AI-2E family transporter; translation: MKIQNAFRLGLVATLGVGLGILILGSIASLATILSYIGAALFLSLGLDPAIAFLERHKVPRWAAILTVLAAVVAALTGVVFAVIPIISEQVNQLIEFVPVLSRRFLSGELVVTLQEAFPNLQVEEIVVAMTKAVNDFVTNPDQLVGLFGGVLQFGVALSAGLFGIVIVVILTLYFAGSLPSMKRGLYQLVPASRRERFTDLSEQISESVGRYVVGQVTLALVNGLLSFIFLSIIDAPFPALLALLAFLFSLVPLVGTISGSILIVLICLIPGLGSPLTALAAAIYYLIYMQVEAYVLSPRIMNKAVAVPASVVVIAALAGGSLLGLLGALIAIPTAAAILLIIKQVVIPRQNTL